A window of Verrucomicrobiota bacterium contains these coding sequences:
- a CDS encoding transglycosylase domain-containing protein — MPPRKKHVSRLRKGSTNRRRPARPGRRKGGRKKRESFWRRVTLMLGVVSLVGVILLSAGLAYYQAKAANFDLAQLSQMPQRSNVYDRHNRVMGRLHGENRVVIGLDQVSENFLEALLAREDEHFYRHQGVDYLGVVRAAIRNFQDAEFTQGASTITMQLARNAFQLTETSLHRKAVEVFLARRIESELSKEEILAQYINRIYFGSGFYGIERASQAYFEKPARSLSLTEGAMLAGLIRSPTTFSPFNDLEAAHAEMRRTINRMQDAGLVSAEEAEAAKAVRVHVRPPSRRVFLDSYAMDAVRRDLDLLLDDEQADLGGLEIFTDIDLDLQLAAEEALEEQLLGIEQGEGYPHQRKAEYDFEASGQAPAYMQGAVVIIDNATGGLLAIVGGRDITESKFNRALHARRQVGSIFKPFVYLAAFERGLHPETLISDQPIGRGEIPYLDKHWSPKNSDGKYLGWQPARVGLVRSRNTMSVRVGEWAGLGYVKELAASLGLRSRDLPDSPVTYIGTFEGNLRDLTGAYTIFPNQGVRLRPYVINQIKNSEGKTIYRSGTITRRVTSPGAAVLASQTLERVMDGGTGAAARTRHGFQAPAGGKTGTTDDFRDAWFLGYTSSLTCGVWVGLDEPKRTVWKGYGSRLSLPVWTAVMKRAEELKYAAQDFRYQAPMTRVTLCRFSGLRATSICRDQGHAHVLNLPQGRAPRGYCPIHRKVEVRQVAPPPRPSPPKREEERRWFPIFGGKR, encoded by the coding sequence ATGCCTCCTCGCAAGAAACACGTCAGCCGCTTGAGAAAGGGTTCGACCAATCGCCGACGGCCCGCCCGCCCGGGCCGCCGGAAAGGGGGTCGGAAAAAGAGGGAGAGTTTCTGGCGGCGGGTCACCCTCATGCTGGGCGTGGTGAGCTTGGTCGGCGTCATCCTTCTCTCGGCCGGGCTGGCCTATTACCAAGCCAAAGCAGCCAACTTCGATCTGGCGCAGCTGAGCCAGATGCCCCAGCGCTCGAATGTCTACGATCGGCACAATCGGGTCATGGGCCGCCTCCACGGAGAGAACCGGGTGGTGATCGGGCTCGATCAAGTTTCCGAGAATTTTCTGGAAGCGCTCTTGGCTCGCGAGGATGAGCATTTCTACCGGCACCAGGGCGTGGATTACCTGGGCGTGGTCCGGGCAGCCATTCGCAACTTCCAAGACGCGGAGTTCACCCAAGGCGCCAGCACCATTACGATGCAGTTGGCCCGCAATGCCTTTCAGCTGACCGAGACCTCGCTCCACCGGAAAGCGGTCGAGGTCTTTCTGGCCCGTCGGATCGAGAGCGAGCTGAGCAAGGAAGAGATTCTCGCGCAGTATATCAATCGGATTTACTTCGGCTCCGGGTTCTACGGGATCGAGCGGGCCAGCCAAGCCTACTTTGAGAAGCCGGCTCGGTCCCTCTCGCTGACCGAAGGCGCCATGCTGGCTGGTCTCATCCGCAGTCCCACGACCTTCTCTCCCTTCAACGACCTCGAGGCGGCCCACGCCGAGATGCGGCGAACCATCAATCGGATGCAAGACGCCGGACTGGTCTCAGCCGAGGAGGCGGAAGCGGCCAAAGCGGTGCGGGTGCATGTGCGGCCGCCCAGCCGACGCGTCTTCCTGGACTCCTACGCCATGGATGCGGTGCGTCGGGATCTCGACCTCTTGCTGGACGATGAGCAGGCCGACCTCGGTGGACTTGAAATCTTCACCGACATCGACCTCGACTTGCAGTTGGCGGCCGAGGAGGCCTTGGAAGAGCAGCTCCTCGGAATCGAGCAAGGGGAAGGCTACCCGCACCAGAGGAAGGCAGAGTACGACTTCGAGGCCAGCGGCCAGGCCCCCGCCTACATGCAGGGAGCAGTCGTCATCATCGACAACGCCACCGGTGGGCTCCTGGCCATTGTGGGGGGGCGCGACATCACCGAAAGCAAGTTCAATCGAGCGCTGCACGCCCGCCGCCAAGTGGGCTCCATCTTCAAGCCCTTCGTCTACCTGGCCGCCTTCGAGCGGGGCCTGCATCCGGAGACGCTCATCAGCGACCAGCCGATCGGTCGCGGAGAAATCCCTTACCTCGACAAGCACTGGAGCCCGAAGAATTCCGATGGCAAATACCTCGGCTGGCAACCGGCGCGGGTCGGCTTGGTGCGCTCGCGCAACACGATGAGTGTGCGGGTCGGCGAGTGGGCGGGCTTGGGTTACGTCAAAGAGTTGGCGGCCAGCCTCGGCCTGCGGAGTCGAGACCTCCCCGACTCGCCCGTGACCTACATCGGCACCTTCGAAGGCAATCTCCGGGACCTGACCGGCGCCTACACCATCTTCCCCAACCAAGGCGTCCGACTTCGCCCCTACGTCATCAATCAAATCAAAAACTCGGAAGGCAAAACCATCTACCGCTCCGGCACCATCACCCGCCGGGTCACCAGCCCGGGAGCGGCCGTCCTGGCTTCCCAGACGCTCGAGCGAGTGATGGACGGCGGCACGGGAGCGGCCGCCCGGACCCGGCACGGCTTCCAGGCACCGGCCGGGGGCAAGACGGGCACCACGGACGACTTCCGGGATGCCTGGTTCCTGGGCTACACCAGCAGCCTGACTTGCGGGGTCTGGGTCGGCTTGGACGAGCCCAAGCGAACGGTCTGGAAGGGCTACGGGAGCCGACTTTCCCTGCCGGTTTGGACCGCCGTCATGAAGCGGGCGGAGGAGTTGAAATACGCGGCCCAGGATTTCCGCTACCAAGCGCCGATGACGCGGGTCACGCTCTGTCGCTTCAGTGGCTTGCGGGCGACCTCGATCTGCCGCGACCAAGGCCACGCCCATGTCCTCAATCTGCCCCAAGGCCGCGCCCCGCGCGGCTACTGCCCCATCCACCGCAAGGTGGAAGTGCGCCAGGTGGCCCCGCCCCCCCGCCCCAGCCCTCCGAAGAGGGAGGAGGAACGGCGTTGGTTCCCGATTTTTGGGGGCAAGCGGTGA
- a CDS encoding type II toxin-antitoxin system prevent-host-death family antitoxin, which translates to MLVSKGKLKAKMLEYFRQVEQTGEPLIVTDRGREVLEVRPIGRSARVEEVLATYRAGGGRGTAGVAEAILLEPLKTEWEEVGE; encoded by the coding sequence ATGTTGGTTTCCAAGGGTAAGCTGAAAGCGAAGATGCTGGAGTATTTTCGTCAGGTGGAGCAGACAGGGGAGCCTTTGATCGTGACGGATCGGGGACGAGAGGTGCTGGAGGTGCGACCGATTGGAAGGTCGGCTCGGGTGGAGGAGGTGTTGGCGACTTACCGTGCTGGCGGGGGTAGGGGGACGGCGGGAGTCGCTGAGGCGATTTTGCTGGAGCCTTTAAAGACGGAGTGGGAGGAAGTGGGCGAGTAA
- a CDS encoding type II toxin-antitoxin system VapC family toxin, translating into MDSHALLWWLEGDARLSPQAKALLESGQRVIVSAVSLWELRMKERRGLIEPMRPVREWLPLLGQLELWRVEAVDGETWSQVADLEWEHRDPADRMIAVTALRHGVAVLTKDRRFHEEGSPVEAVW; encoded by the coding sequence GTGGATTCTCATGCTTTGCTCTGGTGGTTGGAGGGGGATGCCCGTTTGAGCCCGCAGGCCAAGGCGCTGTTGGAGAGTGGACAGAGGGTGATTGTCTCTGCGGTCAGTCTGTGGGAGCTGCGGATGAAGGAGCGGCGAGGGCTGATTGAACCGATGAGGCCTGTGCGGGAGTGGCTTCCTCTCTTGGGGCAGCTGGAGCTTTGGCGGGTGGAGGCGGTGGACGGAGAAACGTGGTCGCAGGTGGCGGATCTGGAATGGGAGCATCGCGATCCTGCTGACCGCATGATCGCGGTGACGGCTTTGCGGCACGGGGTGGCGGTCTTGACGAAAGATCGGAGGTTCCATGAGGAGGGTTCTCCGGTGGAGGCAGTTTGGTGA